DNA from Acipenser ruthenus chromosome 23, fAciRut3.2 maternal haplotype, whole genome shotgun sequence:
CAGTTCTGCTCCACTGTCCTCTGCTCCAGGTCCGCGTACTGCACTGAAGATTCTTAATAGAACCCCCGAAACAAACGCTATTCACAGCACGGGGGTTCCATAAGAGCAGTGAAAAGGTAAACCAGAGAATACCATCACCATGCTTTTATTACACTGTTATACACTTAAACATGTGCAATGTCACCCCCACTCCTCACCTTAAAATACTATGACAGTATAGATTGTACTATATGAACCTTATCAGGAGTGCATCTTTTGAATTCCAGCTACAAGAGAAACCTCGTTCGTCCACGCCATCAGTTCCGCTGGTGTGATGTACACTTTAACTAGAAACTGCAGTATGGGGGATTTCGAAAACTGTGGCTGTGATGATTCAAGAAATGGACAAATCGGTAAGTCCATACATTATCTTTCCGATCAGCGTGTCCCGTTTAAACATACAAGGGTAGCATCCGTACACCAATGGACGTGACGATGTAAATGTGTAATCGTTCTGTGTAATAATTATATTTCGGGTGCACAGTCcaaacttatttacaaaactgATATGAATgctgttgctttatttttttgttttaggagGTCGAGGCTGGATTTGGGGAGGCTGCAGTGATAATGTGAAGTTTGGAGAACGCATTTCAAAAGAATTTGTAGATGCTTTGGAGACGGGGCAAGACGTAAGAGCCGCTATGAACTTACACAACAAGGCAGCTGGCAGAATGGTAACCTTTTATTCATAACTGTCAAACACAAAAGCAATGTTTATAGAGCGTTTAGTTTCCTCTGGGCTTACGCTTCAAATATGTGTAATGTATGAGTGACCAGCGGAATTGTAGGTCAAAACTCTGCCTCAAGTTTTCCAGCTAATCATAGGATATATCTGAAATATAGTAAACAAGTACTGCACATAtatgaatattttaataatatgaatatgtATTTGATAATATAAAAAACATTATAAGAAACATTACTCTcatgtttttaattgatcaaCTTCTACCGTACTGGGATGAATAGACAGCATCTCTTATGATGTCACGATaaagataaaggcgtctgctaaataaactaataataataataataataataataataataataataataataataataaaaataataaaactacatgATTTAATAAAAGGTATTTCCTTGTCGGTTTCAGGCTGTAAAAGCGACAATGAAGAGATCCTGCAAGTGTCACGGAGTGTCTGGGAGCTGCAGCATTCAAACCTGCTGGCTCCACCTGTCCGAGTTCAGAGAAATCGGGAACTACCTCAAATTAAAGCACGACCAGGCCCAGAAACTGGATATGGACAAGAGGAGAATGCGCGCAGGGAACAGCGCCGACAACAGAGCGGCGATCGCTGAAGCTTTCAGCACCATAGCGCGGACAGAGCTCATCTATTTTGAGGAATCCCCGGATTATTGCATGAAGAATGTCAGCCTCGGGCTCTACGGCACGGAGGGTAGGGAGTGTCTACAAAGTGCCAGGAACTTGTCCCAATGGGAAAGACGAAGCTGCAGGAGGCTGTGCCATGAATGTGGACATAAAGTGGAAGAGAGAAGAACTGAAATCATCAGCAGCTGCAACTGCAAATTCCATTGGTGCTGCACTGTGAAATGTGAGCAGTGCAAGCAGGTTGTCACCAAACGCTTTTGCACTATGAATTACAGAAATAATACCCAATTTAACAACATCAGACGCACAAACGGTAACCACGGGAGATAATAAACAGAGTGCGACAccaacattttatataaatatgtacttaataataataatttcaatttgATGTATTTATAGTTCATGGTactggcgtgtgtgtgtgtgcgtgcgtgcgtgtgcgtgtgcgtttgtgtgtgtgttttacaaagGTACGCGTTACATGGCTTTTCACTTTATTTATGTGGGATTCTATTTTGCATCTTTCTGTGAAAGACTTTAagggaattacattttttacactaATGGTaggtctttttttaaatcaagttatTGGTCTTATTTACGCACTTTTAGGATTTGTTTGTATTTGCACAAACACAATTATACCCTGTACAGCATCTTCACAAAGTTTCGACCAGTTTTGGAAACTGAAACAGTTGTTTGCTGTAGAATAATGTTTTGTTACGCGGACTTAATATTGCATATTTTAAAGAGACATtgacatttgttgtataataattgTTATATTAAAAAGTTGATGCAAATGTACATAAAAAGcttgttttcatttattgtatTTCCCACTCAAGCCATCCTATTTTCTTACACTAATGTGCAGTACCgtagtagggtttttttttttttttttttttttttttttgttaaggcaAATTTAGTTCTTAAAAGGGTATTTTAAAAAGTAGGAACGTCCACAGAACGtagttttttcaggagttactaactttgtggggacattttctcaaattttcaGTAGCCTACAAAATTGATGTATGTACGCTATATACGCTCCTGAATGGAGGTGTACGAAGCCGTTCGTCCCGAGGCAGCAAAAACTGGCTGATTTAGCCGGGCTTTGAAGTGTGCATGTTCGCTAAGATGTTGTTTCATTATTCTAAGGGCGTCAGATCTTTGAACCTGGATCAGTGGAAACGTGTCAATGGCTCTGTCCACGTATGGCATGTTAAACTGGTAACCTGCTGCTCCTTCACTGTTAATCGTATGCCCAAACAAGTAACTGTGAATAACAGGAGATGTTTGCATATTCGCCCTTGCATAGGGCTGCTTTTTTAACATCTCCATTTAACTTGAATGGATCTACGCAGTAAACGTTCTGCATAACTTGTACTAAAGGAAGTCAACTGAAGCTGCAGAACGCCCTGGGAGTTCTGCAGGAACTTGTATTGCAATGCACTACACACAACTAACTACAAAAATGTAACGCAATGCCTATTGCACTACAATACCCAGCGTTAACAGCATTACGTCATCAAGAAATACCTCATGGAATTGTACTTTTAATGCATTGTTTCACATACTAGTATATTactactcacacacagacacactttggTAACCTATAATGGCTTAATACCATGTTGTATCATATTAAAATCATGTGCATGACATACAACACTGTTGTCAGGAGGTGTCCTATCTTGGTTCACGTCTTATCTTTCCAATAGCTTttagtttgtctctattggggagctGAAATCAGCATTGTGTGAAGTTGTCTGCAGTGTTCCACAGCGCTCCATTTTAGGTCCTTTGTTATTTTCGTTATGTATGTTACccttaggtgacattatccgtagacatggagtgaacttccattgttaCGCTGAAGATATTAGCTGGGTGGGGTGGTATTAGTTGCTTTCCTTGCTAACACCAAGCATTGGATGTCTCACAACGTTTTAATGTTGAATCCCGATAAAACACAGGTCGTGCTAGTGGACTCTCAGAACTTACTAAACAATGTGGGGTTACTTGAGTTAGACTTTAGCAGTCTCTCACCAgaactaaaactagaaatgagaaatgCGGGGCTCATCTTTGACCTTGATTTATCATTTGAAACTCACATTAGGAAAGTTACTAAAGCAtccttttatcatttgagaaataaagCCAATCTTAGAACTATtattctgtatctgatgctgaaagactaatgcatgcttttgttaaatctagaattgattattgtaatgcacttttctctggtattcCAAAACACGTGGTGTCTCTTCAGAACActgccactagaattctgactaaaactagAAAAAGTGAACCTATTACCCCTgtttctatattatatatatattgtgtgtgtgtgcatgaagtgctttgggatcctcgtgatgaaaggcactatagaaatgtgaattgttgttgttattctaGAGTCCAATAATAATGGTTCTTTATTGAACCTAACTGAAACAATCTGACAGTTCCAATGAACCACCCTAAGAAGCACTGGTCAAGAAGCAGATGCACATGGTACTGAAAACTTAAACTGGGTTGCACACAATCAATAATACCCAACACAAAGGTAATTAAAACAGTTTTTGGCAGTAATGAGTCCAACCTGATAGCACTGCCAAACCTGTACATAACTCTGGCAGTTCTGGTGTGTAATGTGAGGTTGCattatttaaaggtttttttttcttttaatctgtTTTATAGTTAATAAGCTGTTCCTAGTAAACTGAATGCATACAAATCCCTATTTCTTCCAAATAGACTTTTAAAGTCATTGAAGTTTTGTGTACACGGCCCAACATGTCAGTGATGATCTGGGATGTGATCATCACTGCCTCTTCCACTGGGTGAGGTTCCATAACAATTATTTATCTTGCAGTGTGTTGAGCTATTTTCAATTCCTGACCTCTTGTACAAAAGgcattacacatttcaaactttGCTATATAACTTTGTAACAGCAGCATGTGAATGTATTCTGTGATCTGTTGGTGTATACTTGATGTAACTTGAATGTagttgttttgctttgttaaaaCTACACATTCTATCTGCATATAACTGAATGGTCAGCTATCGGTGAGTGGTCTTCCAGACTGGTGGTTCTGAGGTTTCTAATGAAAAATAACACATAGAATAATTAGGGGTTAAAAAGCCTGTCTATTTCCACTGATTCATGCATAACACATGAAAGAGAACACAAAACAGATGAGGGATAACAGATGAATGAGGGACAGTACCCCCTAAtaacagacatctggtactataACAGTCATAACAAACTCACTCGTTTCAATCATTAACAACAGTAATTGCAACTACTAGGAATGTATATACTTTGGACCCCCTTAGCTAACTTTGGCTACTTATTTCCTTAATATTTCCAAAACTACAAGTCAATCTTTCAAAATGCCGTTCAATTAGAAACATTGATACCTTGCCCAGCTGCTGTCCCAACCTAGCCACACTTTtataaattaaaactgaaaaatcatAAAATGTTTCAGGATGCACAGGGctgtagcccattccataccctcacttgTGGAATCAAATGAGCTAACAGCTGTAGGGTCAGAAGTCTGCTTCCGGCTTCCGATGCAAACAGATCAAGCTAATTCATGACCGATATCTTATTCTTTTTCTTTCTGAATAGCATTCAGTTCTTGACAGATTGATGCACTGGGATACAATGGAAGTTTTGCCTTTTCAATCCATCACTGCCCTGACAGCAATCCAACTGGACTGCAATAATATTCACATTCCTTCTACCCCCTATTGCTTTAACCAATTGCAAACCCACTATGTCATTCGGGAGTGACAGATGTGCAGACACTGAAGAAATAAGACTTTATTACAGAACAGCTCTTCATTTGCACTTCCTTTAATACTCATTTAAAGAAGTCACTGGCCTATTATTTAATTAGTCCCGTGAAACAAGGGCCACTGTTTGACATCTGTCCCTCAAATACAATACTATAAATTGACAGAGGGTATAGAGAGGGTTAATATCAAATATGTGTTATTTTACAAGTACATACATGTATTTGCTGTTTAAGCAGGTACAATCGTAAACATGTAAATCTAAATATAATAGGAGTTGGTCATTCTTCATGGATCTGAAAACAAATTGACATATacatatgtttttattatgtatGTCCCTTATTCAAGTTATACAATGGGTAAATGATAGAATGTTCCAGAACGTGGGGCAGAGTTACAAAAAGCTTACCTGCTGATTTAAGGCTGACAGAAGAAACTGTCAACATACTAGAAGATAGAAAGAGCCTAAATTCATAGTGTTTGCAACTCACAGATGTCAAATCATTAACAGCCTTGTATGTCAGAACCTTCAAATCAATTCTGTCTTACTGGCACCCATTGTGATGAAGCAAGCACAGGGACAATATGTTGTCTCAGTTTGGCTCTTAAGTAGGCCTAAGACTTATAAAAAAGTAGCCAAAATGTTTGCTTGAGTTTCTTGTAAGTTGTAACCTACAATTTTGATTgagcgttttgaagttatggatattTTTAGTTCTTGTTAATAAACTGACTGCAGAAGTAGCTACAGGGGTCTCCAGAGCAATTAAAaactgtaagtgtgacatacatacagacaggcagTCGGTCAAACAGCCAccggatcaggacacacacaatGACCTGTGCTACCAAGACCCACACAATGACCTGTGCTACCAAGACACACACAATGACCTGTgctaccaagtttcatcacaaccgCTGCTCCAGATATATGTAGAACTAAAGTGTTATATGCATGCATATGCCAGTCTCAGCTACATACCCCAGTGAGGACAGGCATCCCCAGCAGAGTaccacaataacaataataataataataataataataataataataataataataaaagctagTCCCTTTGTTTTTAAGTCTTCATACACCCTAGCATTATTACACATTCAATAAATTGTGCTGAATAAGTTCCTTTGTAACTTTGATCACAATTGCTTAAGACTTTACTGATccagtttcatgacaatttgGACAATGTAAAACTGAAGTGTGATATGGACGGACACCCATCTCTATCCTTTAACATAGTGATCTAGAACAGGACTGTGGAAACCACTGTGTATTAAATAGCACCATGTAGGTACCGTTCTCATTAAATGTATGAAAGCACACTTAAGGGattctatataaaataatatattaattgaATTCATGATCATATGTCAGAGGCCCTAATGTATATATTGAGTTTTTCCATTGTTCTtttttgtgaaaagaaaacaaatctgtgTATGTTACAAAGCGTGTAAGAAAAGCATATTTGCAAATAAGAACATttgttatatttatataaaataaattccaCTGAATTAAAATAGCCTGCAATCTCTGCCACCAGCCTTGCAATCTGCTCAAACTCTGAGTGCACCTTTTCATTGTGACTGCAGGGCGCTAATGAATACATACCCTGCTGGCTGCTATAAAGGACTCTGTCTCCTGTCCTTGAAGTGCAATGTTTTTAATCAATCATAACATACAAGAACAAGCAACTCCACTCTCCTTCATGACAAGCATGCTTTCCATATGCATTGTAACTAACTGGTCACACTACAAGACATTCAGGTCGTTTCTTTGACCAAAGTTCAACTTCAGCTGTTGTCTGTTTTACCAAACAAAAGACCTATTTCCTTTTGATTGTAAGCCCCCCTTCTTTAACATGACAAAGATCAGAGACTTTCATCAGGGATTACTGGAATGGTGTTAACATGCACAATCCCACTGATGTGAAACAACACCTTATTCATACTTAGCCTGGTATTAATGTATCCCTCTGTATTTATGTGTAATATTTTATCTGGCATACCCTTTTTCAGAAGCAGCATTCTAAAACGGTTTAGGGAACAAACTATTTTTAGCCTTGAGGAAGGAAGGATGGGGAGGGAGAAACGGGTTACCTAGCCACATTATTGATCCTGAATCATTGGGCACCTTTAAAATCCCAAAGTTTGGGAATCAGTAAGCTACTGGAAACCGGGTAGACACTGATGGGtcgaatggcatcctctcgtgATTGGGAAGCgtgtgaacaaaaacacaaacggACAGTTAAAAAGCTCTGCAACAATGACATTAGCAGCTTTTTCCTTGTAGAAAAAAATTGGGACAAACTTAGAGAGGCGAACATTAAGAATACTCAAAGTGTGCTGGTGCCAGGTAACAGATCTGCCTTCATTTCAAAACATTCTACGAACCTCTTGGAAATGAGATTTCAAAGTGCATTTAGTTTCACCTTTCAAACTAAGGTCACCTCATGTCATGTCTGTGTAAACACTAAACTAGTTGGGAAGAATAGAGCAATGAAACTAATACAATAGAGGCAAGCCTTGTTAACACCCATTGAAGCGCAATCTAATCAAGTTTAGGTCAATTGCTTAACCACTTCAAGTATTTTTTTATCGTATCAGGATAGCCACATTAAAACAATCTCCTCCTTCTGTTAGATACAGGAGGCCAGTAATCCACCCACAATATAGGGCTAATCTGCTTGAGGTGTATGTTGGATACACAACACATATctggaatatacagtaaatatatttttccaaagagaagtaaaaaaaaaaaaaaaaaaaaagtctacttaATTACATTTGCTTGGTGACACTGAAcctcttataaaagttcaccatagCAAAGTGTTAAAGGTATGTCAGTATGGTGGAGTGTGACATGCATACGTATGTGCGACTGCCTCCACTATAATAAAGCATGGTGataacatggtaaagcacaggtaagcattgtaacacctagagaggtatggtaaagtatatttaaaaacatagtaAAGCATGGTTACTGTACCTATGCTAAATGCATAACCATGGAATGCACAGGATAGCTGCAAAATGACCTTGCAAATTGCCCttgttaaacttttataagggacattgcagtgctgtgctgtagtgcCATTAACTAACATGTATATACAATAACATGGCTTTATCAGTACTATGATTTGCATTGACTCCATGCTTTATTGGTTTTATCTGATTGCTGTCTGGGAACACAGTTCTCTTGATTACAGCACTTACCAAGGATGTAGTCATAAAATCTTAACTCTCCTCCCCAGAGACGCCAAATACATTCTGAAGCTGGAGAGATAGAAAGCGAATCTGAGGTTTATTACTAAGACAGATAAGCACACATTTTACTTGCTTCTGGTCTATTCTACTCAACCTCCACTGACCAGAGTTCCATTGGTGTATTCCATCTACCCTCCAGTACCTATTGTATGCACACTTGGGGTAAGCTACAGAATAATTGTAATGCATTTATTGTGAGATCCACACCAGATAGCAGCTTGCCATTATCTCATTAATCAGCAGAGTTTGCTAACAAATCACTGCCCGGCTCTGCACTGGCAGTTGGTGCTATTTAAAGTGTAGTTCTGCTCACCAGATCACTCACAGTTTTATACAGACAGGGTGACCTGGAGACAGACTGATAGTGGGGAAGGCTGCATGCTCGCTGGAGCTCAAGACTTCCTGTAGTTTGTTATGACAAATGTAACACTATTAAGGCATGTGACACTGAGTGTTACACTTTATCTCACATCCCAGTGTAGATTTCACAGAGATGGGTTTTTTGCCACTCAAGTGTTATGGTCCTTAAATTCCACCCTCTTTAGGGCAATGATGCTTTCCATGCATATCTTTATTACCCTTGTTGTGAAAGTAATGCCACAGAAGATGCCTTCAATGTGGTTTTTCTAACACCCACAAGCACTGCACAGGGTTTCTAAGACTTCCATGATGTTGTAAGAAGCGCTTATTaaaggtttcttttttcagtagtTGATGAGAGTAGATTGAGTTCAAATGTTAAGCTACTTTGTTATTGGCAAGACACCGCTAAGGTATTGCTGAGAATAACAAACACTGCATTTCACTAGTTTATTTTAATGAACGTGTACATGGTATAAGACTGTCTTTTTCTGTGCACTCTGGGTGGGCAGGAGGAATCCAAAACAGTTGAGTGGTTCTGTCAGCCAAAGTACCAGTGTTATACGTTCAAACCGTACATTTTCACTTATTCTCAGTAATCTTTCATGATTGGCCTAAGGGTTGACTCGATTTGGCATGTGGGCATCTAGATTTGGgatcaaaacatttaaatatacatcaATTTTGATGTTACCACAAGACAAAACCAGCAAACAGAAATATGATATTTTTCAGTTGCCTGCTTCGAATTAGAAAAGCTTTTCATACAAAACCAGGATTCTTCCAATCCACGCTTGGTACTTACGTCTGcaccaatacattttactcaGGCTGCAGTTTTGCTCCTTGAACAAATGAATATGTTGTTAAAACAAGCCCCACACACCCCTCCCCTGATCCCACCAGCTGCTCTCCAGTATATGCATTCTAAATAATATTATAGATCATGTAATCACTACATTGAAGTGTCCCAGTCAGAATAAGAGTCAGTGTGCACAAGCTCCTGAAAACATATCGCTTTGGTTATTATCACACTCCAATTACTTTCAATCACAGTTACCAGTTTCAACTGATTTTCACCTCACGTATAGATAACACTACAGTGTGTAAGGGTACAACTTTCTTGATTGCAAAGTGTTGTAAAGGAATCAGTATGGTCTAATTCAATACATAGAGCTATTCTGTATTACATTCTGTATTGCAAAATAGGCATGTGTTATATCAGCCCTTCTTCTGTATTTCAATACCTTGTTATCACCATGCTATTTTTGGTTGGACTGCTTTTAATATATATGCAATGATCCATTTCTTTTTATGTACCGATACTAAATATAAACATAAAGCACAAACTTGCAGTGGATACAAACAAGCCCTCAATTGTATATTCATTTATTAATATGAAACTTCAAGAAATGGAGAATTGCATTTCAATTAAATACTCCTTGTGCAGTGGCTATCAGCTTGTATCGTACAGCACCATATACCATATTCTATACATTATCCAAACCCAGGACTGCATTAGGACACTGGGATGTATGGCTGACTACTGTGGTGTACTGTAGGTTTTAAAGGCATTTCCGTCAAGGCACCAGatagaagaacgtgacagaggaGATTCTCATAATGTAGTAGGAGAATATGAGTCTGTCACTCAGGGAGGCTGGCTGGTGGGGGGGGGATGCATTGAGGTTCCCTGTAGAGGGACTCCTTCATGCAGATCCGCCCAGTGATTGGGAGTCATTGGGCTGCAGACAGCATTCAGGACCGGCCCTCAGCTCCTGCAGAGAGCACCGCTGGGACTGATAGGGCATGAGACAGCCACCCAGCAGAGAGATGAGTGACGGTGGTACTTAGCTTATAACGCACATCAACCAATTTATCTGGCCCAGCAGCAGGCCTGAAAGCCAGTGACTTCTCTTCTTATCTGTGAAATCAAGCCAATCCTCCATTGAAGAGGTTTTGGGAACAGCAGAAATGTAGACCTCCAGGCTTTTGTTTATGGTAGTCATCCTGGTACAGTCCAGGGAAATGGCTTTCATTTTGTATCAGTCATGCAATCTAAATAGCTGTGGTGGGTTTGTTGCTTCATTAACAAAGGACTTCCAGATTAAGatgatttgaaaataaaatctatactattataaaaaacaaaacaaacaaaaaaaaaacataaatctcaTAGTGAAAATTGACcctggtaaacttttgtaagggtaaAGTAATGTTTAAAAGCAAAGTTAGTAAAGACGAATGATATCAATAATCTAAGTTTGAACTTCCACATTGATATGAAACTGAGCCCAGTAGCCTACTGGAGCTAGAACCATAAAACGAAATTCGAAAACACGCTACTAATTCTGACTACAATGCAAGCTTTCAAATTACAATCTCATTTGCAAATGATGCCCATAATCTGTTATTATTTGTGGAGATACCATTTAACCAAATGATTTTTCACATGCATCCTTCAGGTATCACCtaggagacagacagagatacatTCAAGGATGATagtaacaaaacacattttaaagagacaAATGTAAGCATCGTCCAGGTGTTACTCCATCACCACCAACAGGGCTGACTACATGCACAATTCAATTACAAGTGAAGTCACAAGGGTGCATCTACAGGACATTGAGCCTATTAAGAAAGGGGAGAAAGAGGCTGCTGAGCATGCTATCATATTgaaaacacacttaacaaatacaacacagcaACCCTCTGCTTTTCTCATGTCACTTCACTACTAACAgatccaaattatatatatatatatatatatctatatcaaaTAGTGTAAGTAGCAACCAGTTTTGCTTTGCATAAGTTACCAACACAATCAGGAATTAAAGTCTTATCAATGCTGAAATTCACTTTAACGAGTGGGTTAATACTAATGTGATCAATACTGTCTATACATTGGTGGGTGGCTATGACAAGGGGACATGCCAGAAACATTCAATTAAAAGTCCTGCAGACTACATTATTAGCCCACAATTAAGGTTTTCAGTCCCATTTCGTTCCCATATAAATggtaattattgtattaaaaatgCTACCCATATCTTAAAAGCACTTCCTCTTAGTGTCTGTAAGATATCCTATCAATTACATGAATGGGGAAACCTAAAAGGGATCCATTTCCCACGCCTTTGTTGTCCTTATTGAATTAAGACGAAGGTACCATTCAGCAGCTCAGCATGGGGCTTATTTACTGATGAAGTTTACAAAACAAAGACAGCCGTGGTCACATTTCAACTGTCCTGTCCAAACGGGCCCTTTCGcgatttcaaaaataaataaatacctgtgtTAGAAATACCCAGCAgtgtaaaacaaacacagtaacaaacacaAGCCTTGTATATACAGCAAGCAACATATTGCAGCAAACACGCCTGCTTACAGATTTTAGAGGCACATTCAACACTACATTACCATTTAATTGCATCACATTCAATATACACTGCCTATTTCAAGGACTGTTTGTTTACACCTGGTTCAAAATGGTGTGGCTCAGGTCAACACTTGGTTAtcttgtctgtttatttgtatagCGAAATACTAATGGACTTTTGATTGATTATCTGGTTTAGTGCAAAATCTACAATAGGTTTTAGTGTTTATTGAGCTTTGAATTTGAAATACTTTCCCATATTATGCTCTAATTTGAAAGAAATaacgtaacatttttttttacaaatattttggCTTGCTCAATGCATTCTCTTCTAAACCTTTGTCGAATTTGAATAGTTTCTTAGCATTTCTATATCTCTTCTGACTGACTGCAAGTAATAGTCTGCAAATCAGCAGTCTTGGAAGTCAACAGATGCAGGGAAAGCATTCAAGAAACGTATTCCAGTATGTTTAAAGCATGTTTAAAGGGTGATCTGGTTATATagggttatattattattattaatttatttggcagacacctttatccaaggcgacttacaggtgttacagggcacaaggttacaatgcaagcttaatataatacagtattgtTTATATACGACTGGTAGAAATCCCTTTCAGGAGTGTGACAGCCCAGAGGGAAGATGTTTTGCACTGATCTCTGTCTCGTTCACTTCCCAGAGAAGTGTTTGAGAATCCTGCTTCTCATTGGAatattatacagtagtgtgcgcatttattagaacacctcaaggtTTGTCATTTATTGAGCTTTGCactcaa
Protein-coding regions in this window:
- the LOC117431763 gene encoding protein Wnt-8-like, which translates into the protein MVPFHLLTSVVLCVYCRIFSVAAWSVNNFLMTGPKAFLTYSSSVQVGAQSGIAECKHQFAWDRWNCPESALKLSTHNRLRSATRETSFVHAISSAGVMYTLTRNCSMGDFENCGCDDSRNGQIGGRGWIWGGCSDNVKFGERISKEFVDALETGQDVRAAMNLHNKAAGRMAVKATMKRSCKCHGVSGSCSIQTCWLHLSEFREIGNYLKLKHDQAQKLDMDKRRMRAGNSADNRAAIAEAFSTIARTELIYFEESPDYCMKNVSLGLYGTEGRECLQSARNLSQWERRSCRRLCHECGHKVEERRTEIISSCNCKFHWCCTVKCEQCKQVVTKRFCTMNYRNNTQFNNIRRTNGNHGR